Part of the Paenibacillus guangzhouensis genome is shown below.
AGCCGGATGAATCAGATACAAAACCATACTGATGTCGGAAGCATAGGCATGAATCGGTTTGCCGGGTACGCGCAGCCTTAGCAGCACAATGAATCCGAACACGACCGTCGGGACGAGCATGACGTACATACTATCGTGTATCGGCCAGCCGAGAATACGCAGCAGCGCTGCTTCGAAAACCATCCAACCGAAGGAGAATAAGAGCCCGAACTCGCAGATAGCATCGGATAGTTTCCACTCCGGCAATTCCTTCGCCATGAGCGCACCGAGCGCCACGAACGGAAGTCCGAAGAAGAGCCCGTTGCGGCTGTATTCGAATACAGCCAAATACCCATCCACCATCTCATGCAGCACTGGAACCTGCGCCGTTAACCGATAGTAGGAATCAGCGAGCAATCCGATCAGATAGAGGACAAGCGAGACCGCGGCGATCTGCCGTAGCGACATGCGCTTCTGGGCATAATAGACGATCGCAATCGCGAACATCAATGCTGGCAAGAACCATAGATGATAGTACGTCCCCACGAAGAACACCTGCTGGATATATTGCTGAAGCCACTCCTTCGTGAACCCCTCATTCATCCAGACATAAATATTCACCGGTAAATAAATGACACTCCAGAGAAGATAGGTCGTACCGAGCTTCTTCATGTAATGCATGAACTGTACCTTTGATCTTGATTTCACGAAAAAATAATACCCTGCCGTAATGAAGAAGAAAGGGACCGCGATCCGCGCGATCACCCTTATCAGAATAAAGTTGCCGGTATCGGAATACGATTCGAGCGGGTCCGTATGGATACAGATCACCAGGATCGCCATGATCAGCTTGGTCACATCGAGTGCATGATCTCGCTCTTTCGTCATCTTCCTAAGACTCCCTTGCCAACTCGATTAACTGGTCGATCAATTCGCTATAGGATAAGCCTGCAGCCGCGATCATGGCCGGGTAACGACTAGATGCGGTGAAGCCAGGCATCGTATTAATCTCATTAAAAATAATCTCGCCTCCCGGTGTGATGAAGAAATCAACACGTGCTAGACCTCTGCAGCCTAGGACGCGGTATACTTCCATACCACGCTGCTTGACCGCTTCTAGCAACTCGGGCTGCACTCTGGCAGGCACATGCTGTTTGATCTCTCCGAGCAGATATTTATCGTCATAGTCGAGAAAATCGCGGCTCGGCTCAATCTCCCCGATCACGCCGGTGAACAATTCACCATTGCCGTAGACTGCGCAGCCGACCTCGATCCCTCGGACTTCCTTCTCCACGATCACTTTGTGATCGAACGTAAAAGCGTATTGAACCGCACGATCCAAGGCTTCCGCATCGAGCACCTTCGTAATGCCGACCGAGGAACCGGAGTTTGAAGGCTTCACGAATACTGGATAACCAAAGTGCTGCTCTACATACTGATCGATTCGCTCTGCTTCATAGGTTGTCTGCGTGACATAGAGATAGTCGGTCGTCCGAATGCCCGCACACTTCACGAGGTCTTGCGTGAAGGCCTTGTCCATGGAGACGGCGGAAGATGCCGTATCGCACCCGACGTACGGAATGCCTGACAATTGCAGCAAACCTTGGACGGTCCCATCTTCGCCATTCTTGCCATGCAGGACCGGGAACACGCAGTCCAACTGGACGTACTCATACTGCCCGTCATTATCCAGTAACAGAATACCCGGCCGTGTCGGGTCCGTTAGAATACCTGCCGGACGGCAGGAAGCATGGTGATGCCAGCTTCCATCCCGAATACGATCAATCCCGCCGATATAATGGAGCCATTTGCCTTCCTCTGTGATCCCGATGCACATCACTTCGTATTTGTCATGCGGTATATGTTCTATTACTGCCGCAGCCGATTGCAGCGACACCTGATGTTCTGTGGATTTGCCGCCAAAAAGGACAGCAACCTTCAATCGATTCATTTCTCATCTCTCCCATTCTTAACTCTTTGGTAACGACAGTATAAAGAATGGAATCTAAGAGAAAAGAAAGAAAAAGTAAAGTTTTTCATAAGATTACGGATCAGGATAACAAAAAAAGCTTGTCGTCATCTCTGTGGTAGAGAGGAACTGCAAGCTTAGTTGGAAATTGGATGATTTAGTCGGTCAGGAGAGGTGGAAGTTTAGCCACTAGGTGTGATGCTTTGACAGCTAACGAACCCGGGAAAGCATATTGGCCTTAAAAACTATATTTTTTCATTGTAACGAATCCAGGTAACCTTATTGGTGGGAATGGTGCGCCAACTTAAGCGATCATCATCAAATAGCGGGTTTAAGATTCGTTAGTCGCGGAAAAATCCAATTTGAACGCATATAAGTGTCCTACGATTCGTTAGCCGTAACAACAAAAAAAGCTTTAACGACATTTCATGTCATTAAAGCTTTATCTTATAAATAAATGGTCGGGATGACACGATTTGAACATGCGACCCCCTGGTCCCAAACCAGGTGCTCTACCAAGCTGAGCTACATCCCGAGAAAATGGCGCGCCCTAAGAGATTCGAACTCCTGACCTTTTGATTCGTAGTCAAACACTCTATCCAGCTGAGCTAAGGGCGCATATGAAGTTAAAATGGAGCGGACGACGGGAATCGAACCCGCGACCCTCGCCTTGGCAAGGCGATGCTCTACCGCTGAGCCACGTCCGCATATGAAGATGATCAAGCAAGTAAAATGGCGGAGCTGACGGGATTCGAACCCGCGGTCTCCTGCGTGACAGGCAGGCATGTTAGGCCTCTACACCACAGCTCCACAGTAAAAGAAAGATTCGCTTATTGTAGTGATATTGCGGGGACAGGATTTGAACCTGTGACCTTCGGGTTATGAGCCCGACGAGCTACCGAACTGCTCCACCCCGCGATAAGTTTCATGGTGACCCGTAGGGGATTCGAACCCCTGTTACCTCCGTGAAAGGGAGGTGTCTTAACCCCTTGACCAACGGGCCTTGCCTAACTCG
Proteins encoded:
- a CDS encoding acyltransferase family protein is translated as MTKERDHALDVTKLIMAILVICIHTDPLESYSDTGNFILIRVIARIAVPFFFITAGYYFFVKSRSKVQFMHYMKKLGTTYLLWSVIYLPVNIYVWMNEGFTKEWLQQYIQQVFFVGTYYHLWFLPALMFAIAIVYYAQKRMSLRQIAAVSLVLYLIGLLADSYYRLTAQVPVLHEMVDGYLAVFEYSRNGLFFGLPFVALGALMAKELPEWKLSDAICEFGLLFSFGWMVFEAALLRILGWPIHDSMYVMLVPTVVFGFIVLLRLRVPGKPIHAYASDISMVLYLIHPAMILGVRVLSSQLPILKANSLIYFTVIFLLSFTVSHFWVRRKTYAAKAGLGRNQSRPHHT
- a CDS encoding D-alanine--D-alanine ligase family protein translates to MNRLKVAVLFGGKSTEHQVSLQSAAAVIEHIPHDKYEVMCIGITEEGKWLHYIGGIDRIRDGSWHHHASCRPAGILTDPTRPGILLLDNDGQYEYVQLDCVFPVLHGKNGEDGTVQGLLQLSGIPYVGCDTASSAVSMDKAFTQDLVKCAGIRTTDYLYVTQTTYEAERIDQYVEQHFGYPVFVKPSNSGSSVGITKVLDAEALDRAVQYAFTFDHKVIVEKEVRGIEVGCAVYGNGELFTGVIGEIEPSRDFLDYDDKYLLGEIKQHVPARVQPELLEAVKQRGMEVYRVLGCRGLARVDFFITPGGEIIFNEINTMPGFTASSRYPAMIAAAGLSYSELIDQLIELARES